A window from Fragaria vesca subsp. vesca linkage group LG5, FraVesHawaii_1.0, whole genome shotgun sequence encodes these proteins:
- the LOC101294177 gene encoding two-component response regulator-like APRR2-like, whose amino-acid sequence MVCTASDLEGWKDFPKGLRVLLLDEDTGYSAEIRSKLEAMDYIVTTFRNETEALSAFSNNPESFHVAIIEVNTSKGDWGFKFLDTAKDMPIIMTSNIHCLNTMMKCIALGAVEFLRKPLCEEKLRNIWQHVVHKAFNAGGKAVSESIKSIKESVLPTLQPKLENEPPKCKISVVTENAARVPEHDHEQSTGNDKYPAPSTPQIKQGSRLLDDGDCQEQTNSSEKESGEHDGESKSVETTCGNADDTLQISEPQMPEKIVVKQENDSADASKLENNLSQPHIRDCTNDTGCATENLSKASGLNHSYKSSRKKMKVDWTPELHKKFVHAVEQLGVDQAIPSRILELMKAEGLTRHNVASHLQKYRMHKRHILPKDEDRRLLHPTDPTQMSYYSHKPIMAFPPYHYNSAVSMPGVYPMWGQPASHPANIQMWGQPSYPPWQASENWHWKPSYQALHADAWGCPVMPQPLQGGYSSYPQTASGVHNPNVVDNGCSLPHNSSELHPIASVVINANVADNGCSMAHDSSELNLAEEIIDKVMKEAISKPWLPLPLGLKLPSTEGVLAELSRQGICNIPPPIDGSNSR is encoded by the exons ATGGTTTGCACTGCCAGTGATTTGGAAGGGTGGAAAGATTTCCCAAAGGGCCTTAGAGTTCTTCTCCTTGATGAAGACACCGGTTATTCTGCTGAGATAAGATCAAAGCTTGAAGCCATGGATTATATTG TTACTACATTCCGCAATGAAACCGAAGCATTGTCAGCGTTTTCTAACAACCCTGAAAGTTTCCATGTTGCCATCATTGAG GTCAATACAAGCAAAGGTGATTGGGGTTTCAAATTTCTTGACACTGCCAAGGACATGCCGATCATAA TGACTTCAAACATTCATTGCTTGAACACCATGATGAAGTGTATAGCG CTTGGTGCAGTTGAGTTTCTGCGGAAACCTCTCTGTGAAGAGAAACTTCGGAATATTTGGCAGCATGTTGTTCATAAG GCATTCAATGCAGGAGGGAAAGCCGTCTCTGAATCAATCAAGTCTATTAAAGAATCTGTACTACCCACGTTGCAGCCCAAATTGGAAAATGAACCACCGAAATGCAAAATCTCAGTAGTAACAGAAAACGCTGCAAGGGTTCCTGAACATGACCATGAACAATCCACCGGAAATGACAAGTACCCAGCTCCTTCGACGCCACAAATTAAACAGGGATCTCGATTATTGGATGATGGGGATTGCCAAGAACAAACTAACTCATCAGAGAAAGAGAGTGGGGAGCATGATGGTGAATCTAAATCTGTCGAAACTACATGTGGCAATGCTGATGATACTCTTCAAATAAGTGAACCTCAAATGCCTGAGAAGATAGTGGTCAAACAGGAAAATGACTCTGCTGATGCTTCTAAGCTTGAAAATAATTTGTCTCAGCCTCATATTAGAGACTGTACCAATGATACTGGTTGTGCTACTGAAAATCTGAGTAAAGCATCAGGTCTCAATCATTCATACAAATCTAGTAGGAAGAAGATGAAG GTAGACTGGACGCCAGAACTGCACAAGAAATTTGTCCATGCAGTGGAACAATTGGGTGTAGATCAAGCCATTCCTTCTCGAATACTTGAGCTTATGAAAGCTGAAGGTTTGACAAGGCATAATGTAGCAAGCCATCTCCAG AAGTATCGCATGCACAAGAGACACATCTTGCCCAAGGATGAAGACCGCAGACTGTTACATCCTACAGATCCAACTCAAATGAGTTATTATTCTCATAAGCCCATCATGGCTTTTCCCCCATATCATTACAACAGTGCTGTATCAATGCCAGGGGTGTATCCTATGTGGGGCCAACCTGCCAGCCACCCAGCCAATATCCAGATGTGGGGACAACCTAGCTATCCTCCATGGCAAGCGTCAGAAAATTGGCATTGGAAGCCTTCTTATCAAGCG TTACATGCTGACGCTTGGGGTTGCCCTGTAATGCCTCAACCTCTGCAGGGTGGTTATTCCTCTTATCCTCAA ACTGCATCAGGGGTTCACAATCCAAATGTAGTAGACAATGGCTGCAGCTTGCCACATAACTCTTCAGAACTTCATCCG ATTGCATCAGTGGTGATCAACGCAAATGTAGCAGATAATGGCTGCAGTATGGCACATGATTCTTCTGAACTTAATCTG GCAGAGGAAATCATTGATAAGGTTATGAAGGAGGCAATAAGTAAGCCATGGCTACCCCTTCCTTTAGGCCTTAAGCTTCCTTCCACTGAAGGTGTACTAGCTGAACTCTCAAGGCAAGGCATCTGCAACATCCCTCCTCCGATCGACGGCTCTAACTCCCGTTGA